In Bombus huntii isolate Logan2020A chromosome 11, iyBomHunt1.1, whole genome shotgun sequence, the sequence TACCTTCTTTCATCGCAACAAATACACCGCCCGTAATGAATTAGAAGAGCATCTTCATTGTacaattcaaagaaatatttactcGATATTCCGTATGAACGAATGAAAATGCGTTCGCGAATGTGTtacaaaatacataaaatcTTAATTTAGATTCTGCTATAGATTTGATTTAGATACGGCGGGAAGAACGATAGCGgttaaaatatttgcaatattATCCATCTAATGAGAATAACGTTTCCACTGATGAAACGAGATCGTCGAGATACTAACGTAACTAGAAcgttatttgtataaaatttctataaagaTTATTAGGAGAAATCTTCTACTCGGTTATTGCGGAACCCCGGTGAATCATGCTTCTCTGAAATGGTTCCATTGGCTCGCGGCGCTATATAAGGAATATTAAATCTACGCTCTCCTAGCTTTtattaaaactaaaaaaaaggaaaaaggaaatattattaaCGACCTATCTCGTTAGCGTTCGCAATTGTACAGACttcaaataatttatcatgtttgcgcaaagaaaaaaaaagaaagatcaaGTTCTTATTCACGAGCTTGTTTTCATTGCTGTAGAACCGCAGCCGGAAACTTTAAGGTTATCCGAATTATTCGCTTCAATCACTGAACGCATTTAAACCTGATGTAATATTCTAGtattaggttggcaactaagtgattgcggattttttcattaggtggtaataacaaaatccgcaatcacttagttgtcaACCCAATAGAACGTTATTTAGGAGCTTTCTTATGCCACTTTCAATTGACTCATCGCATGGCACGGTTGGTGTCACTTTTTATCTATCTCCGAATCACCCTAAAAGTTCATATACCGCGAAGCAACTTTCGTTTCTATGATAATACAATTGGGACACAAATGTcttataaaaagaagaaaagcaaTTTTTGAATATCGTACATGTGCAACCCTGAGGAAAAAAGTGGGTTAAGTTATAggttataaatgaaaatggtACTTACTGTTTGAAACATTATTATCGTAATAAAATCACAGTATCCATACAGTTTCGATAAAGTTAggatattgaaattttctcGTAATCAAGAATCATACATtgaaagtaattttaatttcgatcAACAAAAATGAATCATCCTGTATACTGTGATACTATGATAAGGCGTTTACACAATTATGGCCGTTTTATGATCATTTACACATATACTTAATCGTTCCTTTATTTTCACCGAAGTGTGCATCCGGTATTACAAAAAGCTTGAATTCAGCGGCAACTGACGCAATCTTACAAAACGTAGAGAATCTTACGCCAGATATTACGATACACGTCAGGCTTGAGTTTTACATTTCACTCGTAGCTTTCACGGTGTAAGAAACTAACTCGTTCTACGGATCCGAGCTAGCTACGATGTCTGACACAGAGTGGTCACGTGTGCGATCGTAAAATGCGTATTcacttgtaaaatattcgattcgaAATTACTTTCatcttcgatcgatcgataaaaACGCGTAACGACGACTTTTGAAATCCGAGATTTTTACATTAGACATTTTTACAGCACAGGGAATTTATCTTTAGtttttaaacgtattaaattatatacataagcTTTCTATGTTTAGTAAGACCTCTTCAAACGCGTCTCATACGTGATAAGTTTTGTATTGTAGCGAAATGAGGTTTAGGGCGATTCTTTATATCGGAACCGTTTCATTCACCGGCAGGCTAGAAAGTTACTCGTTATCCTTATCGTTTCTAACCACGTTGACTTTAAACCACGTACAGTAAAAGTTCCGCCTCGACCGTGAGACACATGTACACACGCTCGTGTGTTTAGAACTCGATTGTTCTACATCACTGCATCCGCTAAACCGACTGGAATAAACAAGCGAACCATATCGCACAAGTATCCTGttcgtattttttattttgattatatGTTAATACGAGGCATACTTGATTAACCCCGGCTAAAATCAATAATTACCATATCTGTAATTTAGAATTACCACGGACATAGAAACTTGCGATACTCTAACTCTTTCTAATAACAAAGATAATAGAATCATGTTTCTACTTACGATCGTTAATAAGGAAAAGatcaatttcattttcgaAGGTGTTAGAATAGCGATGTTGGCCACCGTAACAGATTCAATTCGAAAACACTTCACCACGTTCAAACAATCGTATCACcactttctttcctttttcttttttctctttcttcttctttttaccGATCTGAACCACACCGCGAGTCCTTTCGCGAGGGCTGATATTCGATCAGAAGTCAAATCACATAATTATGACATTACGCGAGCCTCGCGGAACGGGATTACTACGACACGATAAACGATTATCCGTTCAGTGAAACACGTGCCGGTAACCGCGGATGCGCTTCGCAAGTTAGACGGATCGCGGAAACGCCGATGTGCAATCATCGAGTCATGCGTGGTGCGAGCGTTGACAAGTATCGTTGGCCGCGAAAAAATACGTCTCGCCGCGCGAGTGATTAATCTTCCGAAGAGAACAACTTGTTAAACATGAAATTTACTCAACTGAGCTACAGGACGAACATGAATCACTGAAACGCGATTAAAAGCTTATCGAAGCAAGTGAAATGTTCCTTCGTTCCGTATACGAAAATTTGATATCCTATTTAAGTCACGAGTAACTGCGATACAAGCACCACTGTATGACGATGGTCGAACTGTAGAGGACGAGTGTGACTGTCGATACCTTAGTCACCGCCACTGTCACTCGTATATATGTATTCCGTGGCGTTAGGTCCAGATTCCGTCGGGGTTTGTCCTGTGCGATTTTACGCGCGGCGATCTTACCTAGCAACGTGGGTAACTCGGTGTACCGATACCCATACTCGCGCTCGTACCCCTTCCTCTTGCACGCGTGCACGAGTTCCGATCGAGCAACCATGGGTGGGATATAGTTGCACTTTGCTAACTGACCGAGGTTTTGCCTTGCTAACTCGCCCTCCGTATCCCCACCACTTGGAAATGTCCCTGCTCACCTAAACTAAAAACCAGTCgttatatctttcttttcgattgTTTCGAGAGTGGACGtttaattcttttacttttatcttttttaacATTGGAAATAGCAGGATAAACAAAATACCGAGCAATTGTTcgtttttcatattttattaatttgcaattttaagATCATTTTTCAGATGTAAAAAAGTTTACTAATTACTTTACTTCAATTCTACGAAACGGTTCTGGTATGGATCTTTCCTTGCTAACTGGGTAGattcgttcgcgactagcgGCCAATTACCAAAGCACTACCGTACTTTCACTGGTGTCCGTGTTCCCTAGTGTTCCTCGTTCGACCTTACACGTTGACAGAGATCGTGTCGCTAGAACGGGATCAATGAAATTGCGTAAAGAGACGAAGGTCGACTTCTTAATAGTTTTGCTTTTATCTCTCTATTGACGACGTGAGAGTCGAGTCTAGTTTTATACACGATTTCTTTGTATGACGAAGCTAAAGAATAGCTTTAATAACAATGTGTTTTTCGTTTGACATACATTGAATGACTGGATGAAGAAggataaaaattgatttatgATAAGAAAGTATTTGCTTTAAGGCAATGTCTTTAAAGAGAATATTCTTTACAATTTGATTCTATTGTCGTTTCCATATATACTATACGAAACGTCTTTTTATGTCTTTTTTTTTGACAATATCATCGTCAGTTATAAGTTAAAGATAACATTCcgaattttgttaaatttctGAAATTTGAAAGCGAAGCGCTAgttttgaaatgaaatattctgtCACGCGCGCTTTGTCGAATATGTAACAGTGCCATCTAGATATACCATCAAGAacttaatattaatttgataatatttcCACGAGTTTATTCACCTATGGTTGAAATATAGTACTGTAATTGAAATTACTTAAACGatctaaaaattaatattttaagagCATCTCGACatcttaaaataattaaaaaattcaatcaCTATCACCAAAATTCAAAGACCACTATCTCATCTATATTATATACTGCAAAAATCAAAGTTAAAATCTAACGTTTCAAATGCCATGATTAACGCAATGATTAATGGATTTTCGTGGGAGTAATGAATTATGACAAATGAATCTTAATTCGTAGAGCTTGAGTACGTGATGTATGAAAGTAATCTTAccggaaaaaagaagaatagtTCAAAGTATGGCCACAAGATGCCACGAAAGTGATCCGCATAAAACTCATTTTTGTCTTGTTATCATAAATtggtatatacatatatagtgGACTGTGGAAAGGTGCGAAAGGTGAGAGGGGTAAACATAATTTCAGCAGACCAACCACCTTTTGTACGGGTCAGTTGCTATGTACACGTTTTGCTGTGTGAGTTTGCTCTGTTCGTGTTATTGAATTTGATGTGAAAGGAACTAGAACCTCTCGATACTAAAGATCATATACGCTCCTGTTACGGCATAAGCGGCATAGCGTAATCATAGCCATGGCGATTGCTTCGTCGCGAGTAGACGAACTTGTACAAACTGTTACTCTTCATAATCCTCGAAAATTGCTATTTACGGGCTACGTTCTGCCCTCTGTGATATTACACGCTGTGTGGATTTATAGTTGGATTTTTGTCTATGGAATTGACGAATATTATGATGCGGGTTTAGTGGGTATTGCAGCTATCGGTGTACTACAAATTTTCATATGTTTGTGTTGCCAGTGGTCAGTGCATATACACACTTTCCTTAATTGTAGCTCGGTGAGTTGACAATCGTTTACCGTAAGGAACAATATATGCTAATTAAATAATTCGCACGTGTAAGTTACGTTGTCCAATATGTTTTGTTAACGTGGCAGCCATTCGAACCGGCCTTCTGATCGTATGAATCATATGGCTGATTGGCgggaaattttaaattattaaaatgtagCATTTGTGGTTTTACGAATACGGTCATTTGAAATCTTTTCAGGAAAAAGATCCGTATAAAGCGAAAATAGCAAAAGTAGTGCCTACTCCCAACAATGGAAGTTCAGAGCTTGTTAAACTACATCATTCTGAACAACATGAGCCGTGGTTCATATTTCAAAAAACCAAATACTATTGGAATTCGCATGAAAAAAGTTTCAAAGGCCTTCATTTTCCAATTAATCACTCTATCAAACATTATTGCGAATGGAGAGGATACTTGGATGAGAAAGATATTGCAGCAGCAGAAGAAAAATATGGGAAGAATAagtaaatatatctttttatatgtACTGTTGGAGAATTACATAAATTgctttatttacttttttcattACTTTCACATAGGCTGGATATGGTGATACCAGAATTTAGAGAACTATTTAAAGAAAGAGCAATTGCAccattctttatttttcaattattttgtgTAGCATTATGGTGTTTCGATAAATATTGGTATTATAGTATCTTTACATTAATTATGCTTATTATGTTTGAGTGCACACTTGTGCAGCAACAACTCCGAAATATGGCTGAAATTAGGAAAATGGGAAATAAGCCATATACTATAATGGTTAGTAAACATCATAAGTAAATAAACTATGTTCcaaatatttccaataaaattGCTTTCATCAAAGGTCTACAGGAATAGACGGTGGCATTCCATGTTTACTGACCAACTAGTTCCTGGTGATATTGTATCCATAACAAGATCTCAAAATGATAATCTAGTGCCATGTGATATGTTACTTTTAAGAGGACCTTGTGTTGTTGATGAGAGTATGTTAACAGGTAAGTCATTAGGAAGAATCACTCTTAACACTGTTTGAGTCTTTTGAGTAGAAGCTGTGTCCATaaggaatttcttttttaaaaaggCTGTGAAAGCCTCGACTTTCTCCTTAggaagaatattaatttatggttagtgtattatatattttacattcgtCCATTATGAATAAATAGGGGAATCAGTTCCTCAAATGAAAGAGCCCATAGAAGAAATTGATGGAAATAGACAGCTGGATATAGAAACTGATAAGCTTCACATACTTTTTGGGGGCACGAAAGTTGTACAACATACTCCACCAAGTAAAAGTGTATCTGGCCTTAAAGGTATCTAAacagtaaataataaattactatattttaatatcatgtatattttgtatttatacatatatattaaaaattttagctACTGATAATGGCTGTGTGGCCTATGTTTTACGTACTGGTTTTTCAACGTCGCAAGGAAAACTTTTGAGGACAATATTATTTGGAGTCAAATGTGTTACCGCTAACAACTTGGAAACGTTTGGTTTTATCCTATTTTTGCTAGTTTTTGCGATTGCTGCAGCATCATATGTCTGGATTAAAggtatataacatattaaaaagaataaagcTGTATTTCTATACTAATAGTTTATTAATTACAGGAAGTGAAGATCCTACAAGAAATAGATACAAATTGTTCTTGGAATGTACACTTATTCTTACATCAGTTGTTCCTCCAGAATTGCCTATTGAGTTATCATTAGCTGTTAATACTTCATTATTGGCCTTATCAAAACTAGGTATTTATAAAGTGAAGATGAATGAAGATGATATTCagttctatattttttaatacaataatatataatttctgTATAGGTGTATTTTGTACTGAACCTTTTAGAATTCCATTTGCTGGAAAGGTTCAAATATGTTGCTTTGATAAAACTGGTACTCTAACTAGTGATAATTTAGTCGTCGAAGGTATAGCGGGGATTGAGTAAGAATCAAAtaagtttcaaaatattttcaaatgtaaATACTTATATTAAGATATTGTTCATTATTTTAGAGGAAAACCAGATGTTATGCAGCTTTCTGATGCACCTATAGAAAGTATTCAAGTACTCGCAACGTGCCATTCTCTTGTACAATTAGACGACGGAATTGTTGGAGATCCCCTTGAGAAAGCTACACTGAAAGCTATTAAATGGAATCTTACAAAAAGTATACTTCTATTTATTGATATTCTTGttcttattatattttattttttcttttttgacgATGTTgtaacaatttcaatttatttaagCTGATTCTATGGTATCAAGAAAAGGACAATCGCCTGTCTTAAAAATCGTACAAAGACATCACTTTTCTTCCGCGTTAAAGCGAATGTCAGTCGTAGCAGGATACACAATGCCAGGATCATCAGAAATCAATTACATGACCACTGTGAAAGGTGCTCCTGAAATTATTAAGGACATGGTGTGTGGTAAATCGCAAGTAATTTCTTTTCCTCTCACAATgtgttgtaaatattttaattttttcttccagTTGTTATCTATACCAGATAATTATGAATCAACGTATTTGTCACTTTCGCGTCGCGGAGCAAGAGTATTAGCTTTAGGATATCGAAAACTTCCTGGACCTCTATCTTCGCAAGATTTAAGGGAATTAACACGAGAAGACTTAGAAAAGAATCTCATTTTTGCTGGATTTGTAATCATAAGTTGTCCACTTAAACCTGATTCTAAAGCTGTTATTAAGGAAATCGTGAATGCTTCACATTCGGTAGCTCTTTcaacaatttaattttatttctaattattccatttataaattatgcaaattcacgTCGCTTTTACAGGTTGTTATGATTACTGGTGATAATCCTTTAACAGCATGTCACGTTAGTCGCgaattacattttacaaagAAACCAGTTACGCTTATATTAACTGCAGCTGATGGAAAGTGGATATGGGAAAGCGTGGATAGAAAAATAAACTTACCTTTGGAAATGAAGAATATTTCTCGGAATAATGAAATTTGGCGGGAATACACTCTTTGTGTAA encodes:
- the LOC126871334 gene encoding endoplasmic reticulum transmembrane helix translocase, with the protein product MAIASSRVDELVQTVTLHNPRKLLFTGYVLPSVILHAVWIYSWIFVYGIDEYYDAGLVGIAAIGVLQIFICLCCQWSVHIHTFLNCSSEKDPYKAKIAKVVPTPNNGSSELVKLHHSEQHEPWFIFQKTKYYWNSHEKSFKGLHFPINHSIKHYCEWRGYLDEKDIAAAEEKYGKNKLDMVIPEFRELFKERAIAPFFIFQLFCVALWCFDKYWYYSIFTLIMLIMFECTLVQQQLRNMAEIRKMGNKPYTIMVYRNRRWHSMFTDQLVPGDIVSITRSQNDNLVPCDMLLLRGPCVVDESMLTGESVPQMKEPIEEIDGNRQLDIETDKLHILFGGTKVVQHTPPSKSVSGLKATDNGCVAYVLRTGFSTSQGKLLRTILFGVKCVTANNLETFGFILFLLVFAIAAASYVWIKGSEDPTRNRYKLFLECTLILTSVVPPELPIELSLAVNTSLLALSKLGVFCTEPFRIPFAGKVQICCFDKTGTLTSDNLVVEGIAGIEGKPDVMQLSDAPIESIQVLATCHSLVQLDDGIVGDPLEKATLKAIKWNLTKTDSMVSRKGQSPVLKIVQRHHFSSALKRMSVVAGYTMPGSSEINYMTTVKGAPEIIKDMLLSIPDNYESTYLSLSRRGARVLALGYRKLPGPLSSQDLRELTREDLEKNLIFAGFVIISCPLKPDSKAVIKEIVNASHSVVMITGDNPLTACHVSRELHFTKKPVTLILTAADGKWIWESVDRKINLPLEMKNISRNNEIWREYTLCVTGEGLTYLKDNERDLLRKLLPHIVIFARCEPKQKEFIIVSLQNLGYTTLMCGDGTNDVGALKHAQVGVAILSSQPERVSAEKQDNVKNEHTVSNSAVTNGPRNSPRVSANTKARIQKILKELEEQSVIVKLGDASIAAPFTSKMSSIQCICHVIKQGRCTLVTTLQMFKILALNALGLAYSQSVLYLGGIKFSDAQATLQGVLLATCFLFISRSKPLKTLSKQRPLPNIFNLYTIATVLLQFAVHFISLVYLVKEATLLSPKSEKLAAILAPSNSSNGSTALNMNLTDEEELFEPNLLNSTVYIIAMAIQISTFAINYRGHPYMESLLQNKSLLYSLIGNATVILGLACGFLPDLAAQFEIVDFPSDFRSLLVQVLIADFVLAYIVDRACLWLFGEGRHQKL